A DNA window from Ipomoea triloba cultivar NCNSP0323 chromosome 10, ASM357664v1 contains the following coding sequences:
- the LOC116033234 gene encoding uncharacterized protein LOC116033234: protein MDPPPPNDQAYHSYIPYRRNPYYPSQPQPPYAPPQYYHNYHFPYPPSFPYSIPPPPIYYHEQAYVTQHFQPPRYPAHEMPSYYPPTHFDEPNYPNSEDFPSSDPTTRSTRVCAGVGALWNKSTPSHTRGDDVDRANTCTYSSTSIEPPLSPESNQTTLEQRLNDFIRETREENAKLKETITKEMLGEIQELRHETLSPLQTVESTLAKIMEMIQSQGETDVNAVTLRSGRTLPEVVPPPPQSIPTEEPRLNNEETSNSKQVERTPEEELSREEMQPQPSRKGKEIMEKPPPVPKAKLPFPQRFRTDIDNAKYDKFLQMLRQLHIDMSFIDALGEMPRYAKFLKDLLSNKKRLAKIATVVLGEECSAILHKDVPKKLKDPGSFTIPCNIGGTTFNRALADLGASINLMPFALYRKLNLGTLKPTRMCIQLADRSTKYPRGIVEDVLVRVDKFIFPVDFVILDMDLDVEIPLILGRPFLAIARALIDVGENKLVIRVGDESASFDVTKIMKYPLDGDGYFFVDYVHDEIDYLCEVPKAKRHDFNRECPIGAKNCNERKELLVVIATDLSEKQKEQLLTVLKRNKEAIGWKMTGLKGINPAICTHKIVLEEGSKPVAQPQRRLNPNTFEVLKNKVIKLMDVRMIYPISDSTWVSPTHVVPKTGGITVTENDNKELIPTRKITGWRVCIDYSKLNEATRKDHFPLPFIDQMIEKISLVILWNFSWTISQFLEKLSKNALEIWKRRFIKDFSKIARPLTKLLEKDATFELNEDAMKAFQNLKDAMVHTPILVGPKWDQQFELMCDASNFAVGVVLGQKNDKKFQPIAYARSSFILIMRLSDFLCLNPKQSQVIRSILLLQEFDVTIVDRKGVENSAADHLSRLENEKGQDMIGDVNEYFPEEKLMGLYLTPWYADLANYLVGGELPEFLDTHA, encoded by the exons ATGGATCCACCTCCACCTAATGATCAAGCTTACCATAGTTATATACCATACAGAAGAAATCCTTATTATCCTTCACAACCCCAACCTCCATACGCACCGCCTCAATACTATCATAACTACCATTTTCCTTACCCACCGTCTTTTCCATATTCAATACCTCCACCACCTATTTATTACCATGAACAAGCTTACGTAACTCAGCACTTTCAACCCCCAAGATATCCTGCTCATGAAATGCCTTCATATTACCCTCCAACGCACTTTGACGAGCCAAATTATCCGAATTCTGAAGATTTTCCGAGCAGTGACCCAACCAcgagatccacacgcgtgtgtgccggcgtgggagctctctggaaCAAATCCACGCCgagtcacacgcgtggtgatgaCGTGGACAGAGCCAACACCTGTACTTATTCTTCTACTTCCATAGAACCGCCTCTGTCGCCCGAAAGCAACCAAACCACCCTCGAGCAACGCTTAAATGACTTTATACGAgaaacgagggaggagaatgcTAAACTTAAAGAGACTATCACTAAAGAAATGCTgggagaaattcaagaacttCGCCACGAAACACTCTCACCGCTCCAAACGGTTGAGAGTACACTCGCAAAGATTATGGAAATGATCCAATCCCAGGGAGAAACAGATGTGAATGCCGTAACACTGAGAAGCGGGAGAACACTTCCAGAAGTTGTTCCACCCCCACCGCAATCTATTCCAACAGAAGAACCAAGGTTGAATAATGAAGAGACTTCCAACTCGAAGCAAGTCGAACGAACACCTGAAGAAGAACTCAGCAGGGAAGAAATGCAACCACAACCCTCtcgaaaaggaaaagaaatcatggAAAAACCACCACCTGTGCCGAAAGCTAAACTTCCGTTCCCTCAAAGATTCCGCACTGACATTGACAACGCCAAGTACGATAAGTTCTTACAAATGCTACGCCAATTACACATTGACATGTCATTCATTGATGCACTAGGAGAAATGCCGaggtatgccaaattccttaaagatcttTTATCTAACAAAAAGAGATTGGCTAAAATTGCTACTGTTGTGCTAGGAGAAgaatgttctgctatattacataaggatgTGCCTAAGAAGTTAAAAGATCCTGGAAGTTTCactataccttgtaatataggaggCACTACTTTTAATAGAGCCTTGGCAGACCTAGGTGCTAGCATTAATTTGATGCCTTTTGCGTTATACCGGAAATTGAATTTAGGAACTCTTAAGCCTACACGCATGTGCATTCAATTAGCTGACCGATCCACCAAGTACCCtaggggtatagtggaagatgTTTTGGTCCGAGtcgataaatttatttttccagtGGACTTTGTGATCTTAGATATGGACCTAGATGTGGAAattcctctcatcttgggcAGACCTTTCTTGGCAATCGCTAGAGCTTTAATAGATGTGGGGGAAAACAAACTCGTTATCCGTGTAGGAGATGAGTCCGCCAGCTTCGACGTAACCAAAATCATGAAGTATCCTCTAGATGGGGATGGATACTTTTTCGTCGACTACGTGCATGATGAAATAGACTATCTATGTGAAGTGCCCAAAGCCAAGAGGCATGATTTTAATCGGGAATGTCCCATAGGAGCTAAAAATTGTAATGAAA GGAAGGAGTTACTAGTTGTCATCGCGACAGATCTctcagaaaaacaaaaagaacaactgCTAACAGTgctaaaaagaaacaaagaagctataggttggaagaTGACTGGCTTGAAAGGGATTAATCCGGCCATCTGCACACATAAAATTGtattggaagaaggatccaaaccAGTAGCACAGCCGCAACGCCGACTTAACCCGAACACGTTCGAAGTCTTGAAAAACAaggtgatcaaacttatggatgtcAGAATGATTTATCCTATTTCGGATAGCACATGGGTCAGTCCGACTCATGTGGTACCGAAAACAGGAGGAATCACAGTCACTGAGAATGATAACAAGGAATTGATTCCTACAAGAAagataactggatggagagtTTGTATTGACTATAGCAAGCTCAACGAAGCCACTCGAAAAGACCACTTTCCATTACCCTTTATAGATCAAATGATTGAGAAA ATTTCATTGGTGATTTTATGGAATttttcatggacgatttcacaatttttggagaAACTTTCTAAGAATGCCTTGGAAATCTGGAAAAG GAGATTTATAAAGGACTTCTCAAAAATCGCAAGGCCGTTGACTAAACTGTTGGAAAAGGATGCTacttttgaattaaatgaagATGCTATGAAAGCATTCCAGAATTTAAAGGATGCTATGGTACATACTCCGATTcttgtaggaccaaaatgggatcaACAATTTGAGTTGATGTGCGACGCGAGCAATTTTGCAGTTGGAGTTGTGCTAGGGCAGAAAAACGACAAGAAATTTCAGCCTATTGCCTACGCTA GGTCATCATTCATACTGATCATGCGGCTATCAGAtttcttatgtctaaacccTAAGCAAAGCCAAGTGATCAGATCGATTCTTctattgcaagaatttgacgtGACTATTGTGGATCGAAAAGGAGTTGAAAACAGTGCAGCAGATCATCTGTCAAGGTTAGAGAATGAGAAAGGACAAGATATGATTGGAGATgtaaatgaatattttcctgAAGAGAAATTGATGGGTCTCTATCTCACACCTTGGTATGCTGATCTGGCAAACTACCTTGTAGGAGGAGAATTACCGGAATTCTTGGATACGCACGCCTGA